TAGAGCACTTTAACCCACAGTGGCTAGGCTTCTGTGAGCTCAGGAAACTCAAGTTTCAAGTGCTGGGAACAGCCATTCCTCTCTGGCTGATTTAATGGTTAATAGTTCCTTCTGTGTGTGGTGCCAGCTGAGTTTTcaggttttgctttctgctatagCAGGGTGGCACTGCCTCAAAATTGCTATGTTCTCCCTCTCCCCAACGCACAGAAATGCTCTCTGCATCATGCCACTGCTGTCAGGAAATGGGAGGGGGTAGTGTTGGGGATCCAAAATGGTTTTTCCtgcctcttcagtgcctctttgagtgatacaaagttaaaaccaggtagaAAATGATTGGTGAAGCCTTGTATTCTGCTATCCTGCTCCGACCCTGACCACCTCTGTCACTCTTTTTTTGAACACAGCTTGTTTGGTATAGGAGGTAGTCATGTTAAGACTTGTTAATTAAAGAGCATATTTTAAATAGTTCTAATTTGCTATTAGACTACATATGACAACATCTTCCCTATTGGACAATAGGACTAGATTTGGTAATAATGTTTTCTATCCTGCAGAtttcctctctctgtcctttGGCTCCTCTTCATGCCACCACCATCTCTGCAACTGAAAAGACTTCTTATTTCAGAAGTTGGGCAGAGTTACTAATATCTACTTCCCTTGTAGCCAAAGGACTTCTCTGTtatgttaatataatttattaaggaATGCCTGCCATAGAGAGTCAAacaacctgggtttgaatcttggccCTGCCACTGGCTATGACTGTAATCACTCAGTCTCTCAGtgttctttccctcttctgttaaatgaaaataaaaactgttgTATTGCCCTCATGGAATTAACTGGAGAATAAGTTGAAATAAAGTATCTGAAAGTGGCTTGCAGACTCTAATGTGCCAGGCATTTGGGGAATGAAATAAGTTCAGATCAGCAgcagctctttttttctttttatttaagcaGTTGCAGTGTGCCAGGCTCCATGTCAAACTTTGAGGATTCTAACAAGATAGCATAGGTCAAGAAGGTCTTAAatcaggtttttcttttccattccttaATACCTTGCCTAAGTCCAGGTCTTCATCATCTCCTTTGGTTTCTTGCTAGGCCTCCTGAACTGGGCTCTCTTAAAAGTCTCATCACTCTTGACGTCATATCACTGCTTCTAGAGTTATCTCTTCAAAAGCAAAGTTGATTATGTCACCTCCATaaaggttttactctgtcatTTGTCCACTGCCCACAAGACAAAATTTAATTTCTTGACCTCAGTTTACCTCCAGTCCAGCCTCATCTCCTATCAGTATTTTCCTATACCTTCAGCTTCTGCCTTACTgaatttctccattttctctgaCATGACAGGGAAGAGACCAAGTCCTCAGCCTGGAAAGCCTGCCTCAACCTTCTtcaacatttttgttatttcaggCTCGGTCGTGACTTGGACTCCTCTGACTTGAATTCCCCAAGGAGAGGGAGCTCCTGTAATCTTGTCTCTTCCCATGgcactttgttctttctttgatGTGATGTATTTTATTCTGTGAGCTCTTGAAGTGCTAGGATTTAAGATAAGATAATGAATGAGGCATCCTGCCTAAGAAAGTGTAGCAGATTGAATGATGGCCTTCAAAAAGAtgtgtccacatcctaatccctggaacctgtgaatgtggccCTATTTGGAAAAAGAGTCTTTGCAATGTAATTAAGTAACTAATTCTGTTACGGTAATTatggtaatttattacagcagccctaAGGAACTAATATATTAATAGAAGTTTATGGTATAATGGCTGGAACATAATCAAATACTATTGTCATCACCATCAGTACCATTACTATAGTCACCATTACTCTTATCACCTATCATGGGACCTGAAAAGTAGTATGTGCTTAGAAGATAGTGGTTGAATAAAAATACAGTTcttagggccgggcacagtggctcaagcctgtaatcccagcactttgggaggccgagacgggcggatcacgaggtcaggagatcgagaccatcctggctaacacagtgaaaccccgtctctactaaaaaaatacaaaaaaccagccgggcgaggtggcgggcgcctgtagtcctagctacttgggaggctgaggcaggagaatggcgtaaacccgggaggcggagcttgcagtgagctgagatccggccactgcactccagcctgggtgacagagccagactctgtctcaacaaaaaaataaataaaaataaaaatacagttcttGCCTGTGGGATTCCAGTCTGttggtagtggtagtggtgttGAAAGAGAGCTTCCAAAGTAGACTCCctcttaaagttttcttttaaacgtctttttgtgtgtttgtgtgacaGGTGACATTAGatctttcaaaattgttttttagaAACACTTCTATACATTTTGAGTTGTCCTTTTAGAATAAGGCTAATTTTGTACAAATAGACATTATAATGCCCACCTCCCCAATAGAGAAAATGTTGTTTTTGGAAAACTGATGAGCACTTGTAGTTCTACcagtttaaaaaatcttaaactaTTCTTTTTCCCTAATAGAATGTTAAGtaactaaaattaatttcatgttCATTGGCCTTGAAGTACCATTTAGAGGTGTATCTTGGAGCAATAATTTATTCCGTCATGCCACAAGGTGCTTGAAAATCAACCAAAATTTACAAATACTCATAAACCCAAACTGGGTGAGTTACATGTAACTGTAAATTTTACTTTGCTACTGGAAGAATTATTACCAATGTTTCATAACTTggtgtaattaaaataaaagctaaggTTAGTGGAACTCTTACTCCATGGTAGACACTGTTCTAAGCTTTTTACAAGAATTATCAGTTTGTTCTCATAACCACTCCGCTTTCATACATATTCTCTTTACTCAAGAGGAAGCTGAGGAATGGAGTGgtcaagtaacttgcctaaggttatTTTGGCTTAAGTGGGAGAGATTCTTAGTGACCATGGCTCATAACCTCTGCACTGCCCTGACTCGGCATACCATGTCAACTTTCATTCTTTAATACAATTTGAAGTAGAGAATATCAGTATATCATCATAAAAAAGATCCTTATCTAATTTCATAGTGGTTCAAACTTTAGTGTGAATCTGTAGGAATTCTGATTAGTGGGGCTgggaatgtgcattttaaataagCACCTGGGTGGTTCTGACTATACTTTGAGATACACTGATCTGGTTACTACACAACTCCTACAGTTCACTTATGGCTTATTTGTGTGCTTTAAGTTAGGCTACTTTTTGCATACATCTGTGTTCAAGGATGAGTCTATTGAATACAAACATGTATCTAAACTTATACCTGAAGTGCCCACCCTAGtaatcacatttctttttgtggagaGTGAATACAAGGACAGCATCAgagagattcattttttttttttaaccttttgtatGAGCTTCAGAATCTGGTGTATTGACCTGAGGAAACTGTTAAGATGAATGTAAGAGAAAGCATAACATAAAGTTTCTACCCTAGtggtattttatatattgtttttattaaaagaaaatgttaatgtaaATTCCCCTTTGCAGTAGAGTAGCAGCTCCATTATTTGGGTTACTACAAATATTAACTGTGGCCATGGAGGGAGTCTTCTCTTTTAAGTTTATTTAGTAAGAAAACTTTCACCCGTTTGTACTACCAAAAACTCTGATTATGTGTGGTTTAGAATATGGGGGAAACACTAGGCTTTCAAATTTTACTCCTTCAGTATTTTAGTTATATATTGAACTGGctaacatgtttttctttcttctagggAGGTCACAAATCAAATTGAGCCAAAACGCATACAGTGTTTTCTTCagttacaaataaaatgaatatgcCCATGCTGCtaccacatcctcaccagcatttccTAAAAGGCCTTTTAAGAGCACCTTTCCGATGGTACCACTTCATCTTTCACTCAAGTACTCATCTCGGATCAGGAATCCCATGTGCTCAGCCGTTTAATTCTCTTGGACTCCATTGTACAAAGTGGATGCTGCTGTCAAATggtttaaagagaaaattatgtgTACAAACAACCTTAAAGGACCACACAGAAGGACTTTCTGATAAAGAGCAAAGATTTGTGGATAAACTTTATAGTGGTTTAATCCAAGGGCAAAGGGCCTGTTTAGCAGAGGCCATAACTCTTGTAGAATCAACTCACAGCAGGAAAAAGGAGTTAGCCCAGGTGCTTCTTCAGAAAGTATTACTTTACCACAGAGAACAAGAACAATCAAATAGAGGAAAACCACTAGCATTTCGCGTAGGTcagtctttttttgtgtgttttttcagtaaatatttttgcaaattctctgtattctattaaaaaaaaatctaaatagttTGCAATCGAATGGGGACTTTTTTCACAATATTTGGATGAATTTTAAATGAATCTTCATGGCAAATATTAGTTTTGTTAAGTTGAAAAAATTGCCATGACATTTGAACCAAGGCtatgaattttaagaaaagaatgtaagatttttattttggcaaGAATCTTGCTCTGGATCCCAGGATAGAAATATTCATAGGAAGAACTACTAGTGAgtttactcctttttcttttagtaatCCTTTGACTTAAATagtttaaagtgagtttcttgttttgttgtcaTATCAACTATAATTATCATGTTTCAAAATTCTGCCTCTTAGGTCGTTCATTAGTCTTTGTATAGGCAAGTCTCATTTCTTTCAGGTTCTTTTTATTGAGTTTCTGGGAGTGGCTGTAAACCCAGCCATCTCAGTAGcaaaaggtattttatttatttttattttttatttattttttgcgaaagtttcgctctgtcacccaggctggagtgcaatggcgcaatctcggctcactgcaacctctgcctcctgggtttgtgcagttctcctgcctcagcctcctaagtagctgggattataggcatacactcccacgcccagctactttttgtatttttagtagagacggggtttcaccatgttggccaggctggtcttgaactcctgacctgaagtgatccacccgtctcggcctcccaaagtgctgggattacaggcatgaaccactgtgcccagctattttatttttagagatggagtctcactctgtcacccaagctggagtgcagtggtgatcatagCTCCAACATCATGCTTGGCTCCAACATCATGCCTCCAACATcatccttggctaatttttttttttttttttttttttttttttgagacggagtctcgctctgttgcctaggctggagtgcagtggccggatctcagctcactgcaagctccgcctcccaggtttacgccattctctcgcctcagcctcccgagtagctgggactacaggcgcctgccaccacacccggctagttttttttgtatttttttagtagagacggggtttcaccgtgttagccaggatggtctcgatctcctgacctcgtgatccgcccatctcggcctcccaaagtgctgggattacaggcttgagccaccgcgcccggccggctaatttttttaaaaagttttttgtagagatggggtctcattatgttgcccaggctggtctcgaactcctgggctcaagcagtcctcccaccttggcctaccaaagtgctgggactacaggcatgggctaccatGCACAGCCTATcaaaatgtcctttaaaaaagAGATCATATTTATTCGTTGTCTGTATATTAGATGTTCATTTGATTTCTTGAACAATTTGACGTGGTTCtgaaattgcttttgaaattGTGCATTGTAAAACAATTTAGATATGTTTGACCAGCAGGAATTAAACAAGCCAGTTTAAGTGTAATGAGAATGTCCCACGGTGGTGAACTAGGTGATTTGAACCAACCCTCCTGCTAAAAACAACTTGCCTTGGTGGTTAAAGTGCAAAAATTTTGTGGAGAATgagtaaatacttttaaaatttcatgtcaCATTACACCTTTATCTCACAGTTTATTGGCAATGCAGACACAAAAGCCTCCTAGTTTTTAGGGTAATGGGCATAGATGCTTTAAGATAATTTCAAAAAAGCTCACCAACCAATATTTATACTGGTCCCCATTTTTCAGACTTCTTAATCTTCTGCCCTGACTGAGGGATTCTCATTTTGAGAGTACTACATTGGACGTTAATAATCTTTATGTATGGTAAACAAAGATACTAGCAAACTCCCACAGAGAAATTCTAGTTATGACAAACTGCCTACTTACTAGATTTTAGAGaatctttgaaaaaatgtctCAGAAATGTGTGGAATTAACTAGCAGTTCACAGATAACTTTGTAGTGCTGTTCTGGTTCTTCCATCTTGATCTTGTGAGGCCAGATAAACCTGTCTTTATTGcagttatttttttcatcataagTAAAAGCAACAAATGTTTATTCAGCATCTAAGAAGGTGTTTAAGATAAGTATTGGATCTGCCCTAAGAATTGTGGTAAGGAGTCAGGCATACCGTACACTGTCTATACTTTGAGTGTAGTTAGTTAAATGCctatgttttatgtatttcatttaacatacatttatatatctcTTATGCCATGCACTGTTCTAAACATATTGTAGACATTAACTCATCTAATTATTAAAACAATCTGAAGAGAGAGGTACTGTTaccatatctattttattattgcagTGGACACTGAGGCATAGAAAGAGGTTCAAAGTAACTTACCCAAGAGCACACAGCTCGTGGGAGGTAGAGCTAGAATGAGAGCTGGCTGCGTGGCTTCAGGGTTTGTGCTCTTACCTGCTGTGCACTGCCAACTCTCCAAGTGGGggaattttctgcttttcttaacataaattatttttttcagaattcagTTTATATTCTTTGAGTTATAAGtgatatgaagaaaaaagatgatCCCTTATAAATAGAAAATTGCTTTCTCAATCACTGGGAATTTCTAGAATAATGAGTTGTTTTTCCAGTGGGAAGAAGTAGAATTCTCAGAAGAATTCTACCTACTGAGGTAGGTAGAATAATTACTGATCATGATGTGAGGTAGGCAGATGTAGAAATTGAGCCCATTAACAATGGAGACAATGAAGTCTGTCCAGAAAGATCTACTTTATAGTACAAAGGCAaagcatgttttataatttttaaaagtgaattttgtGAACATGTGGAACCCAGAGTGTTTCCTTCCTATAGCCCCATTACTCAGGAattaaagaaacagatttttatttgccattttaggACATGCTGAAATATATGAATTGTGGTTTTAATACATTAGGGGAACTAGAAGGTAGTCTAATATTTTACTCAGTAAGCTGATCGTAGTTCcgatttcatttgtttcattgaaTTAGAAGATCTCTTTCCACCATAGGGTTGTCTGGGCCCCCTGGTGCTGGAAAATcaacatttatagaatattttggaaaaatgctTACTGAGAGAGGGCACAAATTATCTGTGCTGGCTGTGGACCCTTCTTCTTGTACTAGTGGTGGTAAGTATGGCTGATTCTTTTTAAATTGCAGAGCTCTAGGGGCCTTCTGTTATAATTTAGTAGGAATTGGCACAGTTGAGTGACCTCTAACTGCTAGCTAAGTTTGGTTTCGCTGAAGGAAGGGAGTTCTGCAGAGTTAGGTGGAAGTAGTTTGGGAGTGTTGTACTCTTCAGAGGAGGCCAGCTTGTGGATAGCTCAGTGGGCACTCAGAAAACTGAGACAACAGGTGCCAGAAGTTGAAGATGATCAAATGCAAATTTCAGTCCTTCAGCTCCCATGCATAAGGCCAGGCCCCTCTTTGCTCCTGTTGTGTTTCCTGGTTGCATTAGCACCTGTGAAATTCAGAAAATAGGTACTTACTCATGCATCATTTTCCTCATAAAGTTTTAACATCTCTTAAGCTTTAGAAAAACCTTACTtctaggggctgggcatggtggctcatgcctgtaatcccagcattttgggaggccaaggtgggcggatcacgaggttaggagatcgagaccatcctggctaacacggtgaaaccccatctctactaaaaatacaaaaaaaaaaaattaaccgggtgtggtggcaggcgcatgtagtcccagctactcgggcggctgaggcgggagaatggcgtgaacctgggaggtggagctcgcagtgagccgagatcgtggcactgcactctagcatgggcgacagcaagactctgtctcaaaaacaaaaaacaaacaaaaaaaaccaccttACTGCTGTTTATAATTGTCAACTGTTTATATAATATGTTCAGTTAAACAGAAAGCTCTTAGAGGGGCACTGTAATAAACTGCCATTCCCCTTACGGCATTTAGCATAGTACATTGTATGTCGCACAGAATGTTAAGCAATTACTTTCCGATTTGAGGTCATGAAGTCACTCAAAGTTTAATTTGCAGCTTATCagagataaaatgaataaaaacttagTTCCCCAAAGgatcttttaaagaaaacagaaagcataCCATATAAACAGGAAAGGTTTTTTCTTGCCTTACCCCTCTTTATGATTTAAGCTTTTCATACTACAGTTACTCACTTAGCAAGtatttgagtgcttactatagGTGAGGCATTGTACATGGAAGATTCTTAAACTGTGTTATATGATGGTGAACAAGATACAGTCTTGGCTTTAGCGAGGTTTACATCTTATGAGGGAAACACAAACACAGGCCATTACAATACAATATGCGTTGTGAAGGGGTAAATACAAGATGCTTTATGGAAGTATTTGATTTTTGCATACTGTGTTATAATGTGGGTTTAATACTAAATATTCAGAATGATGATGTAATCATATTTTAGGGACTTAGGTTAATATAGACGTAGACAATTCCTATTATCACCCCATTGAGAAATCTAGCTTAGAACATTCAAAATTTTTGAGTcactataataaaaaaagttaactgtaaaataaaatttttgctcACAAGGTTCAAAATTAAATCCCTGTCAATATGTTGTCTTATTTACAGCTTTAGAACTTTGTTAAAAGTAAGTACTTAATGAAGGATTTTTTAGTAAGTG
This portion of the Rhinopithecus roxellana isolate Shanxi Qingling chromosome 2, ASM756505v1, whole genome shotgun sequence genome encodes:
- the MMAA gene encoding methylmalonic aciduria type A protein, mitochondrial isoform X2, with the translated sequence MNMPMLLPHPHQHFLKGLLRAPFRWYHFIFHSSTHLGSGIPCAQPFNSLGLHCTKWMLLSNGLKRKLCVQTTLKDHTEGLSDKEQRFVDKLYSGLIQGQRACLAEAITLVESTHSRKKELAQVLLQKVLLYHREQEQSNRGKPLAFRVGLSGPPGAGKSTFIEYFGKMLTERGHKLSVLAVDPSSCTSGGVGQSEFAVADMVDMFVLLLPPAGGDELQGIKRGIIEMADLVAVTKSDGDLIVPARRIQAEYVSALKLLRKRSQVWKPKVIRISARSGEGISEMWDKMKDFQNLMLASGELTAKRRKQQKVWMWNLIQESVLEHFRTHPTVREQIPLLEQKVLTGALSPGLAADFLLKAFKSGDY